Within the Maridesulfovibrio zosterae DSM 11974 genome, the region TTATGATTTTCAGTATCTGGGAGTTTCTGCTTGGGCACGGAATTGTTGGTGGCAAGCTTCTTTCTGGATTGGAACAGGGGTCTCAGGCTGCTAATATGGTAGTCTCTATCCTCAAGAAAGGGAAAATGCCACATATACGGGTGGTTACGCCTACTAATGAAAAATTTATGTTTGATTACAATGTATTGGAGAGATTCAAGATTGATCAGGAACTTCTTCCTGAAGATAGCATTATAATAAATACTCCCGACTATTTTTATAAGCTCAACAAGAAGGTTTTCTGGAACATTATTGTTTCTATTCTGGTTCTATCCATGATTCTTGTTATGCTGGTCATTTCTATAATTCAGCGGCGTAAAATTGAGAAGAGGATAACAGCTCAGTTGGCGTTTCAGGAAATTCTGATGGATACTTTGCCTTTGCTTATATGCTGGAAAGACAAGCGACAAAGGTATCTTGGGGCGAATCGGTTTTTTACTGATTTTTTTGAACTCACTTCCCCGTCAACCATAATAGGAAAGAGCGATGAAGAACTTAAGACGGATAAAAGATTTACAGCTAAAGCTGCTCTCTGGGATAAGGAAGTTATTGAGACTGGTAGACCCCTTTTGCGTATCAGTTGGGCTATGAACCGTGAAGGTTGTGAACCTGTCTGGTTAGAAATTAACAAAGTTCCGCTTTATAATGAGCGGGCTCAGGTTGTCGGAACACTCTCTACTGCTCAGGATGTCACTCGTAAAGTTAACCTTGAAAAACAGCTGCTCCAATCTCAGAAGATGGAAGCAATCGGTACTCTAGCGGGCGGCATATCGCATGACTTCAATAATATTCTGACTTCTATTATGAACTCAGTGGAACTTGCATTGACTGACATTGATGAAGGGACCATTACATGGAAAGATCTTGACCGGGCTATCAAAGCTGCTCAGCGTGGTAGCCGGGTTGTTAAGCAAATACTTACCTTCAGTCGTCCTTCACAGGAAGGTTTTAAACCTACTGATATAGGTGAAGTGGTAAAAGAAACGGTTGATTTTATTATGGCTTCATTGCCAAGAAATATTGCTGTTAAGGCCAAAGTTCCTGAAGGCGCTCCTTTGATTATGGCTGATCCTACCCAGATTCATCAGGTTATTATGAATTTGTGTACCAATTCTTTCCAGTCGTTACGTGGAGGAGGAGGGCGTATTGAGGTTTCACTTACAACTGTTGAAGTAAGTGATGAACAAGCTCAATTCATGCGTGTTGCGCCCGGAGTTTATCTGCGTCTTGAAATTTCTGATAACGGTCCAGGTATTCCCGTCGAAATTCTTGATAAAATTTTTGATCCCTTCTTTACCACTAAAGGAAAAGCAGAGGGAACAGGACTGGGCCTTGCGGTTGTTCATGGTCTGATTAAGGGGCATGGCGGGGGAATCTCAGTTAACAGTACACCGAATGTGAAAACAACATTTGAAATATATCTTCCTGTTCAGGGACAACTTAGGGATGTGCAACGTAAAAGTTTTGGATCATTGCCTCTTGGTCAGGAAAATATTCTTTTTGTAGAGGATGATGAGGATCAACTTGAGACAACTCCCCGCATACTTGAAAGTCTGGGGTATCAAGTTACTGCAATGGCTTCCCCTAAGGAGGCATTTATATTAGTAGGCAAGCATCCTGACAAATTCGATTTAATGATAACAGATTATGATATGCCGCATACCAATGGTATTGAGTTGGCCCGTCAGGTACATGCTGTTGCACCGAAGCTTCCTGTGATGGTCGTTTCAGGACGTCGCGCAGTTCTGGAATATGTTACTGATGCCGATAGCGATATAAAGAATGTTAAAAAGATTTTATTGAAACCATATAATAAAACATTAATTGCAGATGCTGTAAGGGAAGTTCTTACTTCAGCGGAGAATATAAATGGGTAGAATCCTGATTATTGATGATGATGTT harbors:
- a CDS encoding hybrid sensor histidine kinase/response regulator; its protein translation is MRHFFTIITLLLIISYSSSAFAENEKFNVLFLNSYQNGYAWSDDILSGVRDVLNSSGLTVDLHIEYMDTKRFYGTKFMDILHSYYAYKYRGYKFSAIIVSDNNALNFILKYQEDLFPDVPVIFCGINDFKPSFISGKDNYAGVLEHPDMRSNLNMVSKIIPDLKRVVVVGDKSVTSKAILEQIRKAEPEFSDRLKFEYWDDLPLDDLLAKARDMDRNEILLFTPFYKGAHGELYTAEEVLEILCDNTDVMIFSIWEFLLGHGIVGGKLLSGLEQGSQAANMVVSILKKGKMPHIRVVTPTNEKFMFDYNVLERFKIDQELLPEDSIIINTPDYFYKLNKKVFWNIIVSILVLSMILVMLVISIIQRRKIEKRITAQLAFQEILMDTLPLLICWKDKRQRYLGANRFFTDFFELTSPSTIIGKSDEELKTDKRFTAKAALWDKEVIETGRPLLRISWAMNREGCEPVWLEINKVPLYNERAQVVGTLSTAQDVTRKVNLEKQLLQSQKMEAIGTLAGGISHDFNNILTSIMNSVELALTDIDEGTITWKDLDRAIKAAQRGSRVVKQILTFSRPSQEGFKPTDIGEVVKETVDFIMASLPRNIAVKAKVPEGAPLIMADPTQIHQVIMNLCTNSFQSLRGGGGRIEVSLTTVEVSDEQAQFMRVAPGVYLRLEISDNGPGIPVEILDKIFDPFFTTKGKAEGTGLGLAVVHGLIKGHGGGISVNSTPNVKTTFEIYLPVQGQLRDVQRKSFGSLPLGQENILFVEDDEDQLETTPRILESLGYQVTAMASPKEAFILVGKHPDKFDLMITDYDMPHTNGIELARQVHAVAPKLPVMVVSGRRAVLEYVTDADSDIKNVKKILLKPYNKTLIADAVREVLTSAENING